From the Paracholeplasma morum genome, the window CAAATTGTGCGGCTAAGATTGAAGAAAAATTAAACAAAACCGAAGGAATTTTAGGTGCCAACGTTGATTTTATAGCAAAAAAACTGACACTTCAATTCAAAAATTCGCTAGATCAAAAACGTATAGAAGAAAAGGTTCAAAAAATTATTGATAAAATTGAACCCGGCGTAACGATAGCACAATCAAATGTGAAGAATGAAGATCACGTGGATGAAGAATCATCAATGACGAAAGATTTAATCATCTTCGGTATAGGTATCTTACTATTTATTGGAGGATTATTGATTGCTGAAGGAACGGTTTTTCGTTATGTATTACTTATACTAAGTTATTTCATCATCGGTGGAGAAGTTGTACTGAAGGCAGTCAATAACATATATCGAGGTAAGGTGTTCGATGAAAACTTCTTAATGACGATAGCAACTATGGGTGCATTTGCTATTGGAGAGCATCCTGAAGCAGTTGCAGTTATGATTTTTTATCAGGTCGGTGAATTTTTCCAAGACGTAGCAGTCAATCGATCCAGAAGATCCATAAAAAAATTGATGTCAATCAGACCTGATGTCGCAACGATTAAAAAAGGCAACACTTCTGTGGAAATGCGTGTTGAAGACGTTCAAACTGGAGAGATAATGATCATTAAACCAGGCGAAAGAATTCCGCTTGATGGTGAAGTGTTGTCAGGAGCTTCCACAATTGACACAAAAATTCTAACAGGAGAATCTGTGCCTGTAAATGTTACAAAAGGTGAGATGGTACTCTCTGGTTGTATTAATATCAATGGTTTATTGACCGTTAAAGTTACCAAACTCGCAAGCGAATCAACTGTTTCTAAGGTACTTGAAATGGTTGAAAATGCAACCAGCAAAAAAGCACCAACCGAGAATTTTATCACTAAATTTGCACGAGTATATACTCCAATTGTCACTTCGTTGGCTGTTTTGATTGCGGTAATACCACCACTCGTTATACAAGGTGCAACTTTTGAGGAATGGATCTACAGAGCACTTATATTCTTAGTTATTTCGTGTCCATGTGCACTCGTTGTATCGATTCCGCTTGGTTTCTTTGGTGGTATTGGAGCTGCATCAAGAAATGGTATCTTAGTTAAAGGTGGAAACTACCTAGAAGCATTAAATAACATTGAGATTGCAGTTTTTGATAAGACTGGCACATTGACTGAGGGAACGTTTACAGTGACTGAAATCAATACAGCTAATGGTGCAACACAAGAAGAGTTGCTTGAAAAAGCAGCTTATGTGGAAAGTTTTTCTAATCATCCTATCGCTGTCTCAGTCGTCAATAAATACAATAAAGAAATAGATCAAAGTTTAATTACTGATGTTGAAGAAATATCTGGACACGGTGTAAAAGCAACTTATCAAAATGATATCATTGCAATCGGGAATGCTAGATTGATGAAAAGAGAAGGTGTTGAATTCAAGGAATCTGTTTCGTTGGGTTCAATTATATACATCGCTATCAATGGAAAATATGTTGGAAATATTGTTGTCTCAGATCAGATAAAGAAAGACTCAAAAGCAGCTATCAAAATGTTGAAGTCATTAGGCATTAAAAAAACTGTCATGCTAACTGGTGACAAGAAATTAGTTGCTGATGCAGTTGGACAAGAGTTAGATATCGATGAAATTCATAGCGAATTGTTGCCTGAAGATAAGCTCAATATTGTAGAGAAGTTATTACTCCAAAAATCGAGCAGAGGGAAGCTGTTCTTTGTAGGTGATGGTATCAACGATACACCAGTATTAGCGAGAGCTGATATTGGAATTGCTATGGGTGGACTCGGTGCCGATGCAGCCATCGATGTAGCTGATGTCGTGATTATGAATGATGAACCTTCTAAGATAGGTACTGCGGTCTTTGTGGCAAAAAGAACTAGAAAGATTGTATGGCAAAACATATACTTCGCATTAGGAGTTAAACTCTTGTTTCTAGCCTTAGGAGCTGTCGGAATCGCAACTATGTGGGAAGCCGTGATTGCTGATGTCGGGGTGTCATTATTA encodes:
- a CDS encoding heavy metal translocating P-type ATPase is translated as MKEIKYSLSEISCASCADKIEQKIKKLNGVEEGYLNFVTKEIKVQVADSTDTARLFDTIKKIVKDEEGDVEVCELTPNVIYAIDGLDCANCAAKIEEKLNKTEGILGANVDFIAKKLTLQFKNSLDQKRIEEKVQKIIDKIEPGVTIAQSNVKNEDHVDEESSMTKDLIIFGIGILLFIGGLLIAEGTVFRYVLLILSYFIIGGEVVLKAVNNIYRGKVFDENFLMTIATMGAFAIGEHPEAVAVMIFYQVGEFFQDVAVNRSRRSIKKLMSIRPDVATIKKGNTSVEMRVEDVQTGEIMIIKPGERIPLDGEVLSGASTIDTKILTGESVPVNVTKGEMVLSGCININGLLTVKVTKLASESTVSKVLEMVENATSKKAPTENFITKFARVYTPIVTSLAVLIAVIPPLVIQGATFEEWIYRALIFLVISCPCALVVSIPLGFFGGIGAASRNGILVKGGNYLEALNNIEIAVFDKTGTLTEGTFTVTEINTANGATQEELLEKAAYVESFSNHPIAVSVVNKYNKEIDQSLITDVEEISGHGVKATYQNDIIAIGNARLMKREGVEFKESVSLGSIIYIAINGKYVGNIVVSDQIKKDSKAAIKMLKSLGIKKTVMLTGDKKLVADAVGQELDIDEIHSELLPEDKLNIVEKLLLQKSSRGKLFFVGDGINDTPVLARADIGIAMGGLGADAAIDVADVVIMNDEPSKIGTAVFVAKRTRKIVWQNIYFALGVKLLFLALGAVGIATMWEAVIADVGVSLLAVLNAMRVLKYNYKINN